The Chrysiogenia bacterium genome includes the window CGGAGCCGCCCGCGAAGCTGCCACCAGGCAAGTGCCGCGGCGAGCGCTGCCAGCAGGAGCGCAACAAAGATCAGCGCGGAAAACCCGCCGGCCAGTTGCAGCTCCCAGCGGTCGTAGCCGCCGGCATCGATGCCCAGTAGTCGCAGCAGCGCCATTTCCCTAGCGCCTCCGCTTCATGATGAACGGCAGGTGCACCTGATCGTCCTTGTAATCGATGGTCAGCGAGTACATGGCGATGTTCAGGCCGGTCTTGTAGGCGTTCATGCGCTGCACTTCCCCGCCCGGGGTGCAGTCATTGGCGTAGCCGCCGCTGTAGGTTTTTGCCCAGGCCCCGCCCAGGTCATTGGGCGAATAGACGAGCACGGTGCGCCCGTTGATTGTCACCCCTTCGAGCTGGGAAGAGGCCATGTGCCGCCCCCCGATCTTCTCGAGCAGGAAGTAGGTTTTGAAGATCGTGTGGGTGGGTGGGAGTTTCTCCAGTGAGTTGCTAGGAAACAGGCGTGCCACGAACTTGCGCGCGCTCTTTGCAAAGGCCCCGTTTGGATCGGCCAGGCAGTCGTCCATGAGCAGCGTGCCGCCGAATACCAGATGACGGCGAAGACGCTGGATCTCCTCGTCGGGGAACTCGGGAAGCGGCCCGCACCCGGTGAGATACAGGAACGGGAAGTTGAAAAGCTCGGGATCGGAGAGGCGGATGTCCCGGCGCGTGGGCGCCACCCGGACACTGGTGTAGCGCCCGAAGAACTTGAGCAGGTCGGCGCCGGCACTGGGGTTGGGGTTCCAGCTCCCGCCGTCGTAGCGGATCTGCGCGAAGTGAAAGAGCGCGGTCTCGCCAAAGCCGCTGGCCGCGTGCGGGCTCAGGCCGACGAGCGTGGCGCAGAGCAGACCGAAGAAAAGCGCGAAGCGCGCAAACTTCATCATGCGCGGCGCCTCCTTCCCGCTATCACGCCGGTGAGGAGCCCCTCGGCCAGTAGCAGCGCCAGCAACGTCATCGCCGCCGAGCGCCAGTATTCCTCGCGGCGGCTGCGCGCGAAGAGCCCCCGGGCGCTACCCACCTCGCCATCCTCTGATTCGACGCCGTGCACCTCGAGGTTCACGAGCTTCGAGAGTTCGCCGGCATCGAGTGCGCTCAGGTCCGATTCCTCGCGCGGCAGGTTCACCGCGAACCAGAACTTCGAGTCGGCTTCATCGGTCTCGGCCTCGCTCTGCCAGCTCACTTCATAGATGCCGGGCATCTGCGTGTCTTCGAAGACGATGGGAAGCCCCGGCGCGTCGGCGGGGACTTCCAGGTCCTGGCGCAGATTTCCGGGGCCGCTGACCAGTGCGCGCCGCGCGCCGGTGGGCGGGCGCAGGCTCACGCGCTCTCCCACGACAAAGGGCCGCGCTGCAGCATCGCGCAGCGTGTTGGCCAGGTAATAGACGAGCTGATGGATGAGCGGCAGGTAGGTCGGCTTGATCGCAAAGTCGCTCCACTGCAGGTCCAGCGCGCTGGTCCACAGGAGCACCTTGCCGCGGCCGTGACGGCCCTCCAGCAATGCCGGGGCGCCGTTGCCAAAGCGCATGAGCGCGGCGGACTTGCTCTCGTCGGCGGCCTCGGTGAGCACATAAACTTCGAAATTTGCCTTGCCGAAGTCGACCTGCTCGCCCTTACCGAAGATGCGCAGCGCCGGGTGTTGAAAGTCCACTTGGGCGAGGCGCCCGGCATGGAGCTCGCCGCCCTGCTGGGAGAAAGAGCGCGAGGAGACATCGAGTGCCAGGCGAAGGCGCGCCGGCAGCAGGGATTCGGCCACGCGGTTGTATTCGTCCGGGTCGACCTGGTCGCCAAGGCCGATGAAGAGCCCCCCGCCCTCCTCGACAAAGCGCATGAGCTTGTCCCAGCCCGCCGGCCCCAGGTCGGAGGCCG containing:
- a CDS encoding DUF4159 domain-containing protein produces the protein MMKFARFALFFGLLCATLVGLSPHAASGFGETALFHFAQIRYDGGSWNPNPSAGADLLKFFGRYTSVRVAPTRRDIRLSDPELFNFPFLYLTGCGPLPEFPDEEIQRLRRHLVFGGTLLMDDCLADPNGAFAKSARKFVARLFPSNSLEKLPPTHTIFKTYFLLEKIGGRHMASSQLEGVTINGRTVLVYSPNDLGGAWAKTYSGGYANDCTPGGEVQRMNAYKTGLNIAMYSLTIDYKDDQVHLPFIMKRRR